CTACGtctcaaaaaattagaatatcatgaaaaaggtcaatattttttgtcacttttcagaaagtgaaacccatatattatatagattcattacacatagagtgaaatatttcaagcctttatttcttgaaattttgatgattatggcttacagataatgaaaacccgaaattcagtgtctcagaatattacaatatttcatgtgatcaataaaaaaaggatagtttgaacagaaatgtcaggcttctgaaaagtatgttcatttctatgcactcaatacttggttgggcctcctttcgcatgaattactgcatcaatgcggcatggcatggaggcaatcagcctgtggcactgctcaggtgtaatggaagcccaagttactttgatagcggccttcaggtcatctgcattgttgggtctggtgtctctcatcttcctcttgacaatacACCATAGATTCTCTATGaggttcaggtcaggcgggtctgtaagccataatcaaaATTTCCAGAAATAAAGGCtttaaatatttcactctatgtgcaatgaatgtatataatatatgtgaccctggacgacaaaaccagtcttaagggtcaatttttcgaaattgagatttttacatcatctgaaagctgaagaaataagctttctattgatatatggtttgttaggataggacactatctggcggaacaacaactatttacaaagctggaatctgagggtgcaaaaaaaaacaaaatattgcgaaaatcgcctttgaagttgttaatctgaggcactgtagcaggccatccactcacaaaaataaagtttttatacatatacagtaggaaatttacaaaatatcttcatggaacatgatctttacttaatatcctaatgatttttggcaaaaagaaaaatcgtaaatttttacccataccatgtatttttgcagattactaaaaatgttcccatgccacttaagactggttttgttgtccagggtcacatatggatttcactttctgaaatgagtgacaaaaaatattgacctttttcacgatattcaaaattttttgagatgtacctgtgtattttacaatgtgataaatgcaaaaaaaaaatgtttattagacTGTCGAAAGCACCATAGGAAACAGCCCTTTCCAACACAATCGCACCAACAGGTGGACATCAAGCATTGTAGAGTCCAGTCTAAACCAGCTATCTAAATTGGGAAAGCCCTTTAAGTACATAGGTATGGTATCAGCCCActcaaaactaaaataatacagtaaaactggTATTTCtacatattttgtgtaatacacTAAACACACTTCAATtgcaaatgttttgtcacaaaatcCATTCTGTTTTTCCAACCAGTGACATGCATCATAATGCAGCGAAATGGGGCAGGTTTGCACACTGCCAACTCATGTTTCTGGGACAACGCTATTGATGGTAAGACTAAAAAGGACTGAAAGAAACGCAGAATAATATGAAACATTTTTCCTGACAACATGTGAGaatctgaaaaaataaagatcATGAAAACGCCTGacactttgtttgttttctacaggGAGCTGCACAGTACGCTGGGAGAACAACACTGTGTACTGCATAGTTAGTGTTTTTGGTCTTGTCATTTAAGGATGAATATTTTTGTTGACCCTGTTTAATTAGCGATTAATAAATTTATTTGCAACGCTAAATGTGTTGTTCTTTCTAGATGCTCATACATACAGACTGTCAAGTACGAAACcacaaaatatacagaaatgacagaaaatacattttcaaaagctcttttttatttgaccatttttttacatttataaacatttacaacTTTATCAAGGTACCTAACCCTGtgagcaaagaaaaaaaatcgtatcaacaatataaaaaatactatgAAAGTCTCTCAAATGAAAAAGGTGGGCTAGAGTTTTAACTGCCTTAGTGCCAAGCAGCATCTTATACTTTCGTTTCAGACGGTAGGAGATCAAGCATAGAAGCAGAGGACTTGGGTCTTTCCAGAACCACCACAGGCTTCAAAAACTGAAGCTGTTTAATAGCTTGGTCACCACAGCCCCTTAAAGCCCTCTCCAATATGAGGCGGAGATTCTGAATGGATGTACAATCTCCTTTAGAGATCAAATGTCTTAGAGGTGACGACCGAAACCTGCGGCTCCGCGAGATTGCAGCTCCGCTTCGATTGTTCTCCTTGACCGAGCAGCTCCGCCGGAAACAATCTCGTCGACGTGGTGGATCAGGTTTGAGGCAAGGAGTAGTAACAACTGCAGTCCACTGCCTGTCAAATTTGATCTCCTCTTCCTTCTCCTTAATAAACTTTAAGAACGACGACTCAAAGCCCATCGGTTTGTAAGTCCCGATGTCAAAAGCTTGTGAAGCTAAACTGTGAGTTAAGGGATCCTTTGAGATTGGCGAATGAGGGGCCACGGGTGGTGGTTCGGAAAGTTCATTCTTCCATCTGAGGGGCTGCCGAGTTGGGTTGGGAACTGATATGGAAACAGCGGAGGGAATGTTAACAGTTTTATTACAATTGTCTTTACCAGAGGTTTCTACTGAATTGTCATCAACAGCTATTCTGAGAGTAGA
This genomic window from Triplophysa rosa linkage group LG10, Trosa_1v2, whole genome shotgun sequence contains:
- the LOC130560600 gene encoding dynein light chain Tctex-type 1-like; amino-acid sequence: MDEFQSAEETTFVVEEITTIIKETVESTIGNSPFQHNRTNRWTSSIVESSLNQLSKLGKPFKYIVTCIIMQRNGAGLHTANSCFWDNAIDGSCTVRWENNTVYCIVSVFGLVI